Proteins encoded within one genomic window of Brassica rapa cultivar Chiifu-401-42 chromosome A09, CAAS_Brap_v3.01, whole genome shotgun sequence:
- the LOC103833918 gene encoding uncharacterized protein LOC103833918 isoform X5 — translation MGEKKRWIAMYTKHLTQKRKVYHDGFLDLHLSRKKVLLYDEAENLLESRMLKANEVVDSGERLSFQAYLVDVCEPNHHSNPSEHSVQHPKPLAALRPSFKKPNLANSFASKSLSPSHKMIRVFKKRQLHKFAALTPDSVKPTFEGFILSLLLCFVQGNGSNDHPLINSPRDGKSGADLSRRENDKYSKDVPPHKPLRDVNQILSILQRPNATATCSDTNTKTPTKVPPESDTCKNIKVEPISPRAASRDSLPQQFMVRETSPAKTTARTMTHLNSSSPSFDLGI, via the exons ATGGGGGAGAAGAAGAGATGGATTGCGATGTATACGAAGCACCTCACACAGAAGCGAAAGGTCTATCACGATGGCTTCCTCGATCTCCACCTCTCCAGAAAAAAG GTGTTGCTTTATGATGAGGCTGAGAATCTACTCGAAAGCAGGATGTTAAAAGCAAACGAAGTTGTGGACTCTGGTGAAAGGCTCTCCTTTCAAGCATATCTTGTCGATGTTTGCGAACCCAACCACCACTCTAACCCAAGTGAGCACTCGGTTCAACACCCCAAACCTCTTGCAGCGCTCAGGCCTAGTTTCAAGAAACCAAACCTAGCAAATAGTTTTGCTTCAAAGAGTCTCAGCCCATCTCACAAAATGATTAGAG TATTCAAAAAGAGACAACTCCACAAGTTTGCCGCACTAACTCCTGACTCTGTTAAACCAACTTTTGAAGGTTTTATCCTTTCTTTGCTGTTATGTTTTGTACAAG GGAATGGAAGCAATGATCACCCTCTGATCAACTCTCCTCGTGATG GAAAGTCTGGTGCTGATTTAAGCCGCCGTGAGAATGATAAGTACAGCAAGGACGTTCCTCCACATAAACCTTTACGTGATG TGAATCAAATACTCTCCATACTTCAGAGACCGAATGCCACAGCCACATGTTCTGACACTAACACGAAGACGCCAACAAAAGTACCTCCAGAATCTGATACCTGCAAAAACATTAAAGTGGAGCCTATATCACCGAGAG CAGCATCTAGAGATTCACTTCCCCAGCAGTTCATGGTCCGAGAAACCTCACCGGCCAAGACAACTGCACGCACAATGACTCATCTGAACTCGTCCTCTCCGAGTTTTGACCTTGGAATATAA
- the LOC103833918 gene encoding uncharacterized protein LOC103833918 isoform X2: MGEKKRWIAMYTKHLTQKRKVYHDGFLDLHLSRKKVLLYDEAENLLESRMLKANEVVDSGERLSFQAYLVDVCEPNHHSNPSEHSVQHPKPLAALRPSFKKPNLANSFASKSLSPSHKMIRVFKKRQLHKFAALTPDSVKPTFEGFILSLLLCFVQGNGSNDHPLINSPRDGNSLGNLPTSYFHNCGKSGADLSRRENDKYSKDVPPHKPLRDVNQILSILQRPNATATCSDTNTKTPTKVPPESDTCKNIKVEPISPRASRDSLPQQFMVRETSPAKTTARTMTHLNSSSPSFDLGI; the protein is encoded by the exons ATGGGGGAGAAGAAGAGATGGATTGCGATGTATACGAAGCACCTCACACAGAAGCGAAAGGTCTATCACGATGGCTTCCTCGATCTCCACCTCTCCAGAAAAAAG GTGTTGCTTTATGATGAGGCTGAGAATCTACTCGAAAGCAGGATGTTAAAAGCAAACGAAGTTGTGGACTCTGGTGAAAGGCTCTCCTTTCAAGCATATCTTGTCGATGTTTGCGAACCCAACCACCACTCTAACCCAAGTGAGCACTCGGTTCAACACCCCAAACCTCTTGCAGCGCTCAGGCCTAGTTTCAAGAAACCAAACCTAGCAAATAGTTTTGCTTCAAAGAGTCTCAGCCCATCTCACAAAATGATTAGAG TATTCAAAAAGAGACAACTCCACAAGTTTGCCGCACTAACTCCTGACTCTGTTAAACCAACTTTTGAAGGTTTTATCCTTTCTTTGCTGTTATGTTTTGTACAAG GGAATGGAAGCAATGATCACCCTCTGATCAACTCTCCTCGTGATGGTAATAGTCTGGGGAATCTACCCACTTCATACTTTCATAATTGTG GAAAGTCTGGTGCTGATTTAAGCCGCCGTGAGAATGATAAGTACAGCAAGGACGTTCCTCCACATAAACCTTTACGTGATG TGAATCAAATACTCTCCATACTTCAGAGACCGAATGCCACAGCCACATGTTCTGACACTAACACGAAGACGCCAACAAAAGTACCTCCAGAATCTGATACCTGCAAAAACATTAAAGTGGAGCCTATATCACCGAGAG CATCTAGAGATTCACTTCCCCAGCAGTTCATGGTCCGAGAAACCTCACCGGCCAAGACAACTGCACGCACAATGACTCATCTGAACTCGTCCTCTCCGAGTTTTGACCTTGGAATATAA
- the LOC103833918 gene encoding uncharacterized protein LOC103833918 isoform X6, whose product MGEKKRWIAMYTKHLTQKRKVYHDGFLDLHLSRKKVLLYDEAENLLESRMLKANEVVDSGERLSFQAYLVDVCEPNHHSNPSEHSVQHPKPLAALRPSFKKPNLANSFASKSLSPSHKMIRVFKKRQLHKFAALTPDSVKPTFEGFILSLLLCFVQGNGSNDHPLINSPRDGKSGADLSRRENDKYSKDVPPHKPLRDVNQILSILQRPNATATCSDTNTKTPTKVPPESDTCKNIKVEPISPRASRDSLPQQFMVRETSPAKTTARTMTHLNSSSPSFDLGI is encoded by the exons ATGGGGGAGAAGAAGAGATGGATTGCGATGTATACGAAGCACCTCACACAGAAGCGAAAGGTCTATCACGATGGCTTCCTCGATCTCCACCTCTCCAGAAAAAAG GTGTTGCTTTATGATGAGGCTGAGAATCTACTCGAAAGCAGGATGTTAAAAGCAAACGAAGTTGTGGACTCTGGTGAAAGGCTCTCCTTTCAAGCATATCTTGTCGATGTTTGCGAACCCAACCACCACTCTAACCCAAGTGAGCACTCGGTTCAACACCCCAAACCTCTTGCAGCGCTCAGGCCTAGTTTCAAGAAACCAAACCTAGCAAATAGTTTTGCTTCAAAGAGTCTCAGCCCATCTCACAAAATGATTAGAG TATTCAAAAAGAGACAACTCCACAAGTTTGCCGCACTAACTCCTGACTCTGTTAAACCAACTTTTGAAGGTTTTATCCTTTCTTTGCTGTTATGTTTTGTACAAG GGAATGGAAGCAATGATCACCCTCTGATCAACTCTCCTCGTGATG GAAAGTCTGGTGCTGATTTAAGCCGCCGTGAGAATGATAAGTACAGCAAGGACGTTCCTCCACATAAACCTTTACGTGATG TGAATCAAATACTCTCCATACTTCAGAGACCGAATGCCACAGCCACATGTTCTGACACTAACACGAAGACGCCAACAAAAGTACCTCCAGAATCTGATACCTGCAAAAACATTAAAGTGGAGCCTATATCACCGAGAG CATCTAGAGATTCACTTCCCCAGCAGTTCATGGTCCGAGAAACCTCACCGGCCAAGACAACTGCACGCACAATGACTCATCTGAACTCGTCCTCTCCGAGTTTTGACCTTGGAATATAA
- the LOC103833918 gene encoding uncharacterized protein LOC103833918 isoform X1, with product MGEKKRWIAMYTKHLTQKRKVYHDGFLDLHLSRKKVLLYDEAENLLESRMLKANEVVDSGERLSFQAYLVDVCEPNHHSNPSEHSVQHPKPLAALRPSFKKPNLANSFASKSLSPSHKMIRVFKKRQLHKFAALTPDSVKPTFEGFILSLLLCFVQGNGSNDHPLINSPRDGNSLGNLPTSYFHNCGKSGADLSRRENDKYSKDVPPHKPLRDVNQILSILQRPNATATCSDTNTKTPTKVPPESDTCKNIKVEPISPRAASRDSLPQQFMVRETSPAKTTARTMTHLNSSSPSFDLGI from the exons ATGGGGGAGAAGAAGAGATGGATTGCGATGTATACGAAGCACCTCACACAGAAGCGAAAGGTCTATCACGATGGCTTCCTCGATCTCCACCTCTCCAGAAAAAAG GTGTTGCTTTATGATGAGGCTGAGAATCTACTCGAAAGCAGGATGTTAAAAGCAAACGAAGTTGTGGACTCTGGTGAAAGGCTCTCCTTTCAAGCATATCTTGTCGATGTTTGCGAACCCAACCACCACTCTAACCCAAGTGAGCACTCGGTTCAACACCCCAAACCTCTTGCAGCGCTCAGGCCTAGTTTCAAGAAACCAAACCTAGCAAATAGTTTTGCTTCAAAGAGTCTCAGCCCATCTCACAAAATGATTAGAG TATTCAAAAAGAGACAACTCCACAAGTTTGCCGCACTAACTCCTGACTCTGTTAAACCAACTTTTGAAGGTTTTATCCTTTCTTTGCTGTTATGTTTTGTACAAG GGAATGGAAGCAATGATCACCCTCTGATCAACTCTCCTCGTGATGGTAATAGTCTGGGGAATCTACCCACTTCATACTTTCATAATTGTG GAAAGTCTGGTGCTGATTTAAGCCGCCGTGAGAATGATAAGTACAGCAAGGACGTTCCTCCACATAAACCTTTACGTGATG TGAATCAAATACTCTCCATACTTCAGAGACCGAATGCCACAGCCACATGTTCTGACACTAACACGAAGACGCCAACAAAAGTACCTCCAGAATCTGATACCTGCAAAAACATTAAAGTGGAGCCTATATCACCGAGAG CAGCATCTAGAGATTCACTTCCCCAGCAGTTCATGGTCCGAGAAACCTCACCGGCCAAGACAACTGCACGCACAATGACTCATCTGAACTCGTCCTCTCCGAGTTTTGACCTTGGAATATAA
- the LOC103833918 gene encoding uncharacterized protein LOC103833918 isoform X3, with the protein MGEKKRWIAMYTKHLTQKRKVYHDGFLDLHLSRKKVLLYDEAENLLESRMLKANEVVDSGERLSFQAYLVDVCEPNHHSNPSEHSVQHPKPLAALRPSFKKPNLANSFASKSLSPSHKMIRVFKKRQLHKFAALTPDSVKPTFEGFILSLLKYAGNGSNDHPLINSPRDGNSLGNLPTSYFHNCGKSGADLSRRENDKYSKDVPPHKPLRDVNQILSILQRPNATATCSDTNTKTPTKVPPESDTCKNIKVEPISPRAASRDSLPQQFMVRETSPAKTTARTMTHLNSSSPSFDLGI; encoded by the exons ATGGGGGAGAAGAAGAGATGGATTGCGATGTATACGAAGCACCTCACACAGAAGCGAAAGGTCTATCACGATGGCTTCCTCGATCTCCACCTCTCCAGAAAAAAG GTGTTGCTTTATGATGAGGCTGAGAATCTACTCGAAAGCAGGATGTTAAAAGCAAACGAAGTTGTGGACTCTGGTGAAAGGCTCTCCTTTCAAGCATATCTTGTCGATGTTTGCGAACCCAACCACCACTCTAACCCAAGTGAGCACTCGGTTCAACACCCCAAACCTCTTGCAGCGCTCAGGCCTAGTTTCAAGAAACCAAACCTAGCAAATAGTTTTGCTTCAAAGAGTCTCAGCCCATCTCACAAAATGATTAGAG TATTCAAAAAGAGACAACTCCACAAGTTTGCCGCACTAACTCCTGACTCTGTTAAACCAACTTTTGAAGGTTTTATCCTTTCTTTGCT CAAGTACGCAGGGAATGGAAGCAATGATCACCCTCTGATCAACTCTCCTCGTGATGGTAATAGTCTGGGGAATCTACCCACTTCATACTTTCATAATTGTG GAAAGTCTGGTGCTGATTTAAGCCGCCGTGAGAATGATAAGTACAGCAAGGACGTTCCTCCACATAAACCTTTACGTGATG TGAATCAAATACTCTCCATACTTCAGAGACCGAATGCCACAGCCACATGTTCTGACACTAACACGAAGACGCCAACAAAAGTACCTCCAGAATCTGATACCTGCAAAAACATTAAAGTGGAGCCTATATCACCGAGAG CAGCATCTAGAGATTCACTTCCCCAGCAGTTCATGGTCCGAGAAACCTCACCGGCCAAGACAACTGCACGCACAATGACTCATCTGAACTCGTCCTCTCCGAGTTTTGACCTTGGAATATAA
- the LOC103833918 gene encoding uncharacterized protein LOC103833918 isoform X7 encodes MGEKKRWIAMYTKHLTQKRKVYHDGFLDLHLSRKKVLLYDEAENLLESRMLKANEVVDSGERLSFQAYLVDVCEPNHHSNPSEHSVQHPKPLAALRPSFKKPNLANSFASKSLSPSHKMIRVFKKRQLHKFAALTPDSVKPTFEGFILSLLKYAGNGSNDHPLINSPRDGKSGADLSRRENDKYSKDVPPHKPLRDVNQILSILQRPNATATCSDTNTKTPTKVPPESDTCKNIKVEPISPRAASRDSLPQQFMVRETSPAKTTARTMTHLNSSSPSFDLGI; translated from the exons ATGGGGGAGAAGAAGAGATGGATTGCGATGTATACGAAGCACCTCACACAGAAGCGAAAGGTCTATCACGATGGCTTCCTCGATCTCCACCTCTCCAGAAAAAAG GTGTTGCTTTATGATGAGGCTGAGAATCTACTCGAAAGCAGGATGTTAAAAGCAAACGAAGTTGTGGACTCTGGTGAAAGGCTCTCCTTTCAAGCATATCTTGTCGATGTTTGCGAACCCAACCACCACTCTAACCCAAGTGAGCACTCGGTTCAACACCCCAAACCTCTTGCAGCGCTCAGGCCTAGTTTCAAGAAACCAAACCTAGCAAATAGTTTTGCTTCAAAGAGTCTCAGCCCATCTCACAAAATGATTAGAG TATTCAAAAAGAGACAACTCCACAAGTTTGCCGCACTAACTCCTGACTCTGTTAAACCAACTTTTGAAGGTTTTATCCTTTCTTTGCT CAAGTACGCAGGGAATGGAAGCAATGATCACCCTCTGATCAACTCTCCTCGTGATG GAAAGTCTGGTGCTGATTTAAGCCGCCGTGAGAATGATAAGTACAGCAAGGACGTTCCTCCACATAAACCTTTACGTGATG TGAATCAAATACTCTCCATACTTCAGAGACCGAATGCCACAGCCACATGTTCTGACACTAACACGAAGACGCCAACAAAAGTACCTCCAGAATCTGATACCTGCAAAAACATTAAAGTGGAGCCTATATCACCGAGAG CAGCATCTAGAGATTCACTTCCCCAGCAGTTCATGGTCCGAGAAACCTCACCGGCCAAGACAACTGCACGCACAATGACTCATCTGAACTCGTCCTCTCCGAGTTTTGACCTTGGAATATAA
- the LOC103833918 gene encoding uncharacterized protein LOC103833918 isoform X8 gives MGEKKRWIAMYTKHLTQKRKVYHDGFLDLHLSRKKVLLYDEAENLLESRMLKANEVVDSGERLSFQAYLVDVCEPNHHSNPSEHSVQHPKPLAALRPSFKKPNLANSFASKSLSPSHKMIRVFKKRQLHKFAALTPDSVKPTFEGNGSNDHPLINSPRDGKSGADLSRRENDKYSKDVPPHKPLRDVNQILSILQRPNATATCSDTNTKTPTKVPPESDTCKNIKVEPISPRAASRDSLPQQFMVRETSPAKTTARTMTHLNSSSPSFDLGI, from the exons ATGGGGGAGAAGAAGAGATGGATTGCGATGTATACGAAGCACCTCACACAGAAGCGAAAGGTCTATCACGATGGCTTCCTCGATCTCCACCTCTCCAGAAAAAAG GTGTTGCTTTATGATGAGGCTGAGAATCTACTCGAAAGCAGGATGTTAAAAGCAAACGAAGTTGTGGACTCTGGTGAAAGGCTCTCCTTTCAAGCATATCTTGTCGATGTTTGCGAACCCAACCACCACTCTAACCCAAGTGAGCACTCGGTTCAACACCCCAAACCTCTTGCAGCGCTCAGGCCTAGTTTCAAGAAACCAAACCTAGCAAATAGTTTTGCTTCAAAGAGTCTCAGCCCATCTCACAAAATGATTAGAG TATTCAAAAAGAGACAACTCCACAAGTTTGCCGCACTAACTCCTGACTCTGTTAAACCAACTTTTGAAG GGAATGGAAGCAATGATCACCCTCTGATCAACTCTCCTCGTGATG GAAAGTCTGGTGCTGATTTAAGCCGCCGTGAGAATGATAAGTACAGCAAGGACGTTCCTCCACATAAACCTTTACGTGATG TGAATCAAATACTCTCCATACTTCAGAGACCGAATGCCACAGCCACATGTTCTGACACTAACACGAAGACGCCAACAAAAGTACCTCCAGAATCTGATACCTGCAAAAACATTAAAGTGGAGCCTATATCACCGAGAG CAGCATCTAGAGATTCACTTCCCCAGCAGTTCATGGTCCGAGAAACCTCACCGGCCAAGACAACTGCACGCACAATGACTCATCTGAACTCGTCCTCTCCGAGTTTTGACCTTGGAATATAA
- the LOC103833918 gene encoding uncharacterized protein LOC103833918 isoform X4, translated as MGEKKRWIAMYTKHLTQKRKVYHDGFLDLHLSRKKVLLYDEAENLLESRMLKANEVVDSGERLSFQAYLVDVCEPNHHSNPSEHSVQHPKPLAALRPSFKKPNLANSFASKSLSPSHKMIRVFKKRQLHKFAALTPDSVKPTFEGNGSNDHPLINSPRDGNSLGNLPTSYFHNCGKSGADLSRRENDKYSKDVPPHKPLRDVNQILSILQRPNATATCSDTNTKTPTKVPPESDTCKNIKVEPISPRAASRDSLPQQFMVRETSPAKTTARTMTHLNSSSPSFDLGI; from the exons ATGGGGGAGAAGAAGAGATGGATTGCGATGTATACGAAGCACCTCACACAGAAGCGAAAGGTCTATCACGATGGCTTCCTCGATCTCCACCTCTCCAGAAAAAAG GTGTTGCTTTATGATGAGGCTGAGAATCTACTCGAAAGCAGGATGTTAAAAGCAAACGAAGTTGTGGACTCTGGTGAAAGGCTCTCCTTTCAAGCATATCTTGTCGATGTTTGCGAACCCAACCACCACTCTAACCCAAGTGAGCACTCGGTTCAACACCCCAAACCTCTTGCAGCGCTCAGGCCTAGTTTCAAGAAACCAAACCTAGCAAATAGTTTTGCTTCAAAGAGTCTCAGCCCATCTCACAAAATGATTAGAG TATTCAAAAAGAGACAACTCCACAAGTTTGCCGCACTAACTCCTGACTCTGTTAAACCAACTTTTGAAG GGAATGGAAGCAATGATCACCCTCTGATCAACTCTCCTCGTGATGGTAATAGTCTGGGGAATCTACCCACTTCATACTTTCATAATTGTG GAAAGTCTGGTGCTGATTTAAGCCGCCGTGAGAATGATAAGTACAGCAAGGACGTTCCTCCACATAAACCTTTACGTGATG TGAATCAAATACTCTCCATACTTCAGAGACCGAATGCCACAGCCACATGTTCTGACACTAACACGAAGACGCCAACAAAAGTACCTCCAGAATCTGATACCTGCAAAAACATTAAAGTGGAGCCTATATCACCGAGAG CAGCATCTAGAGATTCACTTCCCCAGCAGTTCATGGTCCGAGAAACCTCACCGGCCAAGACAACTGCACGCACAATGACTCATCTGAACTCGTCCTCTCCGAGTTTTGACCTTGGAATATAA
- the LOC103833918 gene encoding uncharacterized protein LOC103833918 isoform X9 — protein sequence MGEKKRWIAMYTKHLTQKRKVYHDGFLDLHLSRKKVLLYDEAENLLESRMLKANEVVDSGERLSFQAYLVDVCEPNHHSNPSEHSVQHPKPLAALRPSFKKPNLANSFASKSLSPSHKMIRVFKKRQLHKFAALTPDSVKPTFEGKSGADLSRRENDKYSKDVPPHKPLRDVNQILSILQRPNATATCSDTNTKTPTKVPPESDTCKNIKVEPISPRAASRDSLPQQFMVRETSPAKTTARTMTHLNSSSPSFDLGI from the exons ATGGGGGAGAAGAAGAGATGGATTGCGATGTATACGAAGCACCTCACACAGAAGCGAAAGGTCTATCACGATGGCTTCCTCGATCTCCACCTCTCCAGAAAAAAG GTGTTGCTTTATGATGAGGCTGAGAATCTACTCGAAAGCAGGATGTTAAAAGCAAACGAAGTTGTGGACTCTGGTGAAAGGCTCTCCTTTCAAGCATATCTTGTCGATGTTTGCGAACCCAACCACCACTCTAACCCAAGTGAGCACTCGGTTCAACACCCCAAACCTCTTGCAGCGCTCAGGCCTAGTTTCAAGAAACCAAACCTAGCAAATAGTTTTGCTTCAAAGAGTCTCAGCCCATCTCACAAAATGATTAGAG TATTCAAAAAGAGACAACTCCACAAGTTTGCCGCACTAACTCCTGACTCTGTTAAACCAACTTTTGAAG GAAAGTCTGGTGCTGATTTAAGCCGCCGTGAGAATGATAAGTACAGCAAGGACGTTCCTCCACATAAACCTTTACGTGATG TGAATCAAATACTCTCCATACTTCAGAGACCGAATGCCACAGCCACATGTTCTGACACTAACACGAAGACGCCAACAAAAGTACCTCCAGAATCTGATACCTGCAAAAACATTAAAGTGGAGCCTATATCACCGAGAG CAGCATCTAGAGATTCACTTCCCCAGCAGTTCATGGTCCGAGAAACCTCACCGGCCAAGACAACTGCACGCACAATGACTCATCTGAACTCGTCCTCTCCGAGTTTTGACCTTGGAATATAA
- the LOC103833919 gene encoding bidirectional sugar transporter SWEET7: MASAQLTIRKIVGIIGNAIALCLFLSPTPTFRRIVKKKSVEEYSPIPYLATLINCLVWVLYGLPMVHPDSTLVVTINGAGILIEVVFITIFFVFSGRPKQRLVIAAVLAGETLFVAILSVLVFTLQHTTKERTMSVGIVCCVFNVMMYASPLSVMKMVIRTKSVEFMPFWLSLAAFLNAGVWTVYALMPLDPFIAIPNGIGCIFGLAQLILYATYYKSTKKMMAERQPMIGLSSVVVRIGSEKVAQPSA, translated from the exons ATGGCGTCCGCACAGTTAACAATTCGGAAGATTGTGGGTATAATAG GAAATGCCATCGCACTATGTTTGTTTCTATCACCAAC GCCAACTTTTAGAAGGATCGTGAAAAAGAAGTCAGTGGAGGAATACTCACCAATACCGTATTTAGCGACTCTAATAAACTGTCTCGTTTGGGTTCTCTATGGACTCCCTATGGTGCATCCGGACAGCACACTGGTCGTTACAATCAACGGTGCAGGCATCCTAATCGAAGTTGTATTCATTACCATCTTTTTCGTTTTCAGTGGCCGCCCAAAACAGAGATTGGTAATAGCTGCTGTTTTAGCGGGTGAAACGCTGTTCGTGGCTATTCTCTCAGTCTTGGTCTTCACTTTACAACACACTACCAAAGAACGTACGATGAGCGTTGGAATCGTATGTTGCGTTTTCAACGTGATGATGTATGCTTCTCCATTGTCTGTTATG AAAATGGTAATAAGAACGAAAAGCGTGGAGTTCATGCCGTTTTGGCTGTCGTTAGCTGCGTTTCTAAACGCGGGTGTTTGGACTGTTTATGCACTCATGCCTTTGGATCCATTCATAGCT ATTCCAAATGGAATTGGATGTATATTTGGGCTGGCCCAATTAATATTGTACGCTACATACTACAAATCCACCAAAAAAATGATGGCAGAGAGACAACCGATGATAGGTTTATCCAGTGTGGTCGTTCGTATTGGATCGGAGAAAGTTGCGCAACCATCGGCTTAG